In Streptomyces sp. P3, one DNA window encodes the following:
- a CDS encoding RNA polymerase sigma factor, producing the protein MTNTQETTPRRQVTVRPTKARPTKALPTAACPANSPEPAGAESASEPDPSTTPLTPAQAFDALYAFCAPALVRQTYLLSGRRELARESVEQAFQLAWQRWPEVAVDPDPAGWVRAAAYEYALSPWHRFRPRYRHPEPPPAEAPDRALLDVLLTLPAPYRRTLLLYDGVGLDLPETAAETEASTPAAAHRLLHAREAVTARLPELASPGALHRRLAEVASTARLRAPKPPTVRLGGERRARFWTRAAIAFTVAIIGATALTARTAPTRYEPPVPPGETVRGVPPRAAPGALSDVQLKLRAKLRSETQNGPDRLLPRAE; encoded by the coding sequence GTGACGAACACCCAGGAGACGACGCCTCGACGGCAGGTGACGGTGCGCCCGACGAAGGCACGCCCCACGAAGGCACTCCCGACGGCGGCATGCCCGGCGAACAGCCCGGAACCCGCCGGCGCGGAATCCGCTTCCGAACCGGACCCGTCGACCACCCCCCTGACGCCCGCTCAGGCCTTCGACGCGCTGTACGCGTTCTGCGCCCCCGCCCTCGTCCGGCAGACCTATCTGCTGTCCGGGCGTCGCGAGCTCGCCCGCGAGTCGGTCGAACAGGCGTTTCAGCTGGCGTGGCAGCGCTGGCCCGAAGTGGCCGTGGACCCCGACCCGGCAGGCTGGGTGCGCGCGGCGGCGTACGAGTACGCGCTCTCCCCGTGGCACCGGTTCCGCCCGCGTTACCGGCACCCGGAGCCGCCCCCGGCCGAGGCGCCCGACCGCGCGCTGCTGGACGTCCTGCTGACGCTCCCGGCGCCGTACCGCCGCACGCTCCTGCTCTACGACGGCGTCGGACTCGATCTGCCGGAGACGGCCGCCGAGACCGAGGCGAGCACCCCGGCTGCGGCGCACCGGCTGCTGCACGCGCGCGAGGCGGTCACCGCGCGGCTGCCGGAACTGGCGAGCCCCGGCGCACTGCACCGGCGGCTGGCGGAGGTCGCGTCCACCGCCCGGCTGCGCGCGCCCAAACCGCCCACCGTGCGGCTGGGCGGTGAGCGGCGTGCCCGCTTCTGGACCAGGGCGGCGATCGCGTTCACCGTCGCGATCATCGGCGCGACGGCACTGACCGCGCGCACCGCGCCCACCCGCTACGAGCCCCCGGTGCCCCCCGGTGAGACCGTGCGGGGCGTCCCGCCGCGGGCCGCCCCGGGCGCGTTGTCGGACGTACAGCTCAAGCTGCGCGCGAAGCTGAGATCCGAGACGCAGAACGGCCCCGACAGACTGCTCCCCCGCGCCGAGTGA
- a CDS encoding protein kinase: MTGRTNRSPGPHTVPVPKGYRVGRWEVCEPLASGAFATVYAARNTRPGAGDAAMPPHAALKFLPTGTSTPRQLHHLRELAAREVELLRRLRAPRLIGMHETLTVEDPDHPELDGATVLVLERAEGSLDSLLDQDPVPVSGPALLAQVCAGLVQLHHAGWVHGDLKPGNVLLMKDGSVRLADFNTSAELEGTHAHSLAFATQDYTPPELLWSEVGERGTCIRPTADVWAYGVLAHVVLTGAYPLPGASAEARSDAGVRYARGAEELRLSPRLPADWRQIVTDCLSRTHRDRVAHDTATLLRRVEAAAGVTRSGRLPRLRPRRRRRPVLVAAVTAVAAALLAAAGSLTYATLRDDGPSYGYHRCPYPSVCFFSEQNGNGEMCAWEGSDPDWLSGRETCMWTADHPVRSVYYNADESTALSGVAYYRGRDYTPVGTDITRPNSHLRTGCTSQHAQGNLAGTYAPLSHQLVPHCGDRDGGRSATPPGR; the protein is encoded by the coding sequence GTGACCGGCCGAACGAACAGGTCGCCCGGACCGCACACCGTGCCCGTCCCCAAGGGCTACCGGGTCGGCCGCTGGGAGGTGTGCGAACCCCTCGCGTCCGGTGCCTTCGCGACCGTGTACGCGGCAAGGAACACGCGGCCCGGTGCCGGCGATGCCGCAATGCCGCCACACGCGGCGCTGAAGTTCCTGCCGACCGGCACGAGCACCCCACGCCAACTGCACCACCTGCGGGAACTGGCCGCACGCGAGGTCGAGTTGCTTCGACGGCTCCGCGCACCCCGGCTCATCGGCATGCATGAGACGCTCACCGTCGAGGACCCGGACCACCCCGAACTCGACGGCGCCACCGTGCTCGTCCTGGAGCGCGCCGAGGGCTCGTTGGACTCCTTGCTCGACCAGGATCCGGTCCCGGTGTCCGGACCCGCGCTTCTCGCCCAGGTATGCGCGGGCCTGGTTCAGCTGCACCACGCCGGATGGGTCCACGGCGACCTCAAACCGGGCAACGTCCTGCTGATGAAGGACGGTTCGGTACGCCTGGCCGACTTCAACACGTCCGCCGAACTCGAAGGCACCCACGCTCACTCGCTCGCCTTCGCCACCCAGGACTACACCCCGCCCGAACTTCTGTGGTCCGAGGTCGGCGAACGCGGCACGTGCATCCGTCCTACCGCCGACGTCTGGGCCTACGGGGTCCTCGCGCACGTGGTCCTCACCGGTGCGTACCCGCTGCCGGGTGCGTCGGCGGAGGCCCGCAGCGACGCGGGCGTGCGCTATGCCCGGGGCGCGGAGGAACTGCGCCTCTCGCCCCGGCTCCCGGCCGACTGGCGGCAGATCGTCACCGACTGTCTCTCCCGTACGCACCGGGACCGGGTCGCCCATGACACCGCCACCCTCCTGCGCCGCGTGGAGGCGGCGGCGGGCGTCACCCGCTCCGGCCGCCTGCCCCGGCTGCGCCCGCGCAGACGGCGCCGGCCCGTCCTGGTCGCCGCAGTCACCGCGGTCGCCGCGGCGCTTCTGGCCGCTGCCGGGAGTCTCACCTACGCGACCCTGCGGGACGACGGACCGTCGTACGGCTATCACCGCTGCCCGTACCCGTCCGTCTGCTTCTTCAGCGAGCAGAACGGCAACGGCGAGATGTGCGCGTGGGAGGGCAGCGACCCCGACTGGCTGTCCGGCCGGGAAACCTGCATGTGGACCGCCGACCACCCGGTCAGGTCGGTCTACTACAACGCCGACGAGTCCACCGCCCTGAGCGGCGTCGCCTACTACCGGGGGCGCGACTACACCCCCGTCGGCACGGACATCACCCGCCCCAACAGCCACTTGCGCACCGGCTGCACGTCCCAGCACGCCCAGGGCAACCTGGCCGGCACGTACGCCCCCCTGTCCCACCAGCTCGTCCCGCACTGCGGGGACAGGGACGGCGGACGCAGCGCCACGCCTCCAGGCCGTTGA
- the purN gene encoding phosphoribosylglycinamide formyltransferase yields the protein MAAKPVAKRLVVLVSGSGTNLQALLDAIAAAGVDAYGAEVVAVGADRGAVEGLARAERAGIPTFVCRVKDFADRAEWDAALAEAVAAHEPDLVVSAGFMKIVGKEFLARFGGRFVNTHPALLPSFPGAHGVRDALAYGARVTGCTVHFVDDGVDTGPIIAQGVVEVRDEDDESALHERIKEVERRLLVEVVGRLARNGYRIEGRKVVIQ from the coding sequence GTGGCCGCCAAGCCCGTGGCCAAGCGCCTCGTCGTGCTGGTCTCCGGATCCGGTACGAATCTGCAGGCTCTCCTCGACGCCATCGCCGCCGCCGGCGTCGACGCGTACGGCGCCGAGGTGGTGGCCGTCGGGGCGGACCGGGGGGCCGTCGAGGGCCTCGCCCGTGCCGAGCGGGCCGGTATCCCCACCTTCGTCTGCCGCGTCAAGGACTTCGCGGACCGGGCGGAGTGGGACGCCGCGCTCGCCGAGGCGGTGGCCGCCCACGAGCCCGACCTCGTGGTCTCCGCCGGGTTCATGAAGATCGTGGGCAAGGAGTTCCTGGCGCGGTTCGGGGGGCGGTTCGTCAACACCCATCCCGCCCTGCTGCCCAGTTTCCCCGGGGCCCACGGAGTGCGGGACGCGCTCGCGTACGGCGCCCGGGTCACCGGCTGCACCGTCCACTTCGTCGACGACGGCGTCGACACCGGCCCGATCATCGCCCAGGGCGTGGTCGAGGTCCGGGACGAGGACGACGAGAGCGCTCTGCACGAGCGCATCAAGGAAGTCGAGCGAAGGCTGCTCGTCGAGGTCGTGGGGCGGCTCGCCCGCAACGGCTATCGCATTGAGGGACGAAAGGTAGTTATCCAGTGA
- a CDS encoding VWA domain-containing protein, producing the protein MTTNGPRTGETVVSATAVSATAARGTESDAPEARGTATAADAGQERLRRWRLVLGGDPADGTGHGLSDRDAAMDGALAALYGAPERPRPGRERSGGLGASAPSVARWLGDIRTYFPSSVVQVMQRDAIDRLGLSTLLLEPEMLEAAEADVHLVGTLLSLHRAMPETTKETARAVVRKVVEDLERRFAGHTRSALTGALDRGARLNRPRHRDIDWNRTIAVNLKHYQPQYGTVVPERLVGYGRSSRSLRKEVILCIDQSGSMASSVVYASVFGAVLASMRSIDTRLVVFDTAVADLTDRLDDPVDVLFGTRLGGGTDINRALAYCQSQITRPTETVVVLVSDLYEGGIRHEMLKRVAAMKASGVRFVALLALSDEGTPAYDREHAAALAALGTPAFACTPDRFPEVMAAALEKRALPTPDPG; encoded by the coding sequence ATGACGACGAATGGTCCGAGGACGGGTGAGACGGTGGTGAGTGCCACTGCGGTGAGTGCCACAGCGGCGAGGGGCACGGAGTCGGATGCCCCGGAGGCGAGGGGCACGGCGACGGCCGCGGACGCCGGGCAGGAGCGGCTGAGGCGCTGGCGGCTGGTGCTCGGGGGCGACCCGGCCGACGGCACCGGCCACGGCCTGTCCGACCGGGACGCCGCGATGGACGGGGCGCTCGCCGCGCTCTACGGGGCACCGGAGCGACCGCGCCCGGGGCGGGAGCGTTCGGGAGGACTGGGAGCCTCGGCGCCGTCCGTCGCGCGCTGGCTCGGGGACATCAGGACGTACTTCCCCTCCTCCGTGGTGCAGGTCATGCAACGCGACGCCATCGACCGGCTCGGCCTGTCCACGCTCCTTCTGGAGCCGGAGATGCTGGAGGCGGCCGAGGCCGACGTGCATCTCGTCGGCACCCTGCTCTCCCTCCACCGGGCCATGCCGGAGACGACGAAGGAGACGGCGCGGGCCGTCGTCCGCAAGGTCGTCGAGGACCTCGAGAGGCGGTTCGCGGGTCACACCCGGTCCGCCCTCACCGGCGCTCTCGACCGGGGCGCGCGGCTCAACCGCCCGCGCCACCGCGACATCGACTGGAACCGCACGATCGCCGTCAACCTCAAGCACTACCAGCCCCAGTACGGGACGGTCGTGCCGGAACGCCTCGTCGGGTACGGGCGGTCCTCGCGGTCGCTGCGCAAGGAGGTGATCCTCTGCATCGACCAGTCGGGTTCGATGGCGTCGTCGGTGGTGTACGCATCGGTGTTCGGGGCGGTGCTGGCGTCGATGCGGTCGATCGACACCCGGCTCGTCGTCTTCGACACGGCGGTCGCCGACCTCACCGACCGGCTGGACGACCCCGTGGACGTCCTGTTCGGCACCCGGCTCGGCGGCGGCACCGACATCAACCGGGCGCTGGCCTACTGCCAGTCGCAGATCACCCGGCCCACCGAGACGGTGGTGGTGCTCGTCAGCGACCTGTACGAGGGAGGCATACGCCACGAGATGCTCAAACGGGTCGCGGCGATGAAGGCGTCGGGCGTGCGGTTCGTCGCGCTGCTCGCCCTGTCCGACGAGGGGACGCCGGCCTACGACAGGGAACACGCCGCCGCGCTCGCGGCACTGGGGACGCCGGCGTTCGCCTGCACGCCCGACCGGTTCCCGGAGGTCATGGCGGCAGCCCTGGAGAAACGGGCGCTGCCGACACCCGACCCGGGGTGA
- a CDS encoding DUF6350 family protein, translating into MAVVIPMTARRLTLSSLLPRMRDRSPGLAAGLVGGALAAGLGLGSFAALVMMLWISSPYPDSGPSGAMHVAASLWLLAHGAEVVRVDTLSGVPAPVGVTPLLLLALPVWLVRRAARDAVDAGCADAGAEGWEPVSVRIAWAGVVVGYLAVGSGAALYAAAGGALRTSWASTAMCVPAVTVLAAGAGVWSACSRPRGPVDGVLLMLPRGLRRPLLGAAERARLAAAARAAAAGAVVLVGGGALLVASSSVWHAGAAREAFLQLTEGWSGRFAVLLLCVALVPNAAVWGAAYALGPGYLLGAGHLVAPLSSDPAPLLPPFPLLAAVPDAGAGTPWNWAASVVPLVAGVTVGVFAARAATGRAASSRTAGTPGISGPGGSGGPGRTHGPGRARGKAAPAWEAGDAGGADEGWSWGRAVGVVVLAGVGCGVLMGALAGLAGGPLGASMLARFGPVWWQVGGAVLLWMVGVGTPVCVVMRGWRCRKRGVAGWARGLWKEKAGKAAKAGTRSGVAASARAAEEELYDFLVPRGDAPGVPSHVFDEAADPFAPIEPGSYVGPPDPFAPIEPASYLAPPDPFAPVEPVSFPEPGGASTPPRPLTPPQPASPPRPPAPPQPAMPSGPLAPREPRTPREPLADVGRAEAVGPAWHGDSAGEARRAAWHEAGEEGDEGAGPPR; encoded by the coding sequence ATGGCCGTCGTGATCCCGATGACCGCTCGCCGGCTTACGTTGTCGTCCCTGCTGCCCCGGATGCGCGACCGATCGCCCGGACTGGCCGCCGGCCTCGTGGGAGGTGCGCTCGCGGCCGGGCTGGGGCTCGGGTCCTTCGCCGCACTCGTGATGATGCTGTGGATCAGCTCCCCGTACCCCGACAGCGGGCCCAGCGGCGCGATGCACGTCGCCGCCTCGCTGTGGCTGCTGGCCCACGGCGCTGAAGTGGTGCGCGTCGACACGCTGTCCGGAGTGCCGGCGCCGGTCGGCGTCACTCCGCTGCTGCTCCTCGCGCTTCCGGTGTGGCTGGTGCGGCGGGCCGCCCGGGACGCGGTGGACGCGGGCTGCGCCGACGCCGGCGCGGAGGGCTGGGAGCCGGTGAGCGTCCGCATCGCGTGGGCGGGCGTCGTGGTCGGGTATCTCGCCGTCGGCTCGGGCGCCGCCCTCTACGCCGCCGCGGGCGGAGCGCTGCGGACCTCGTGGGCGTCGACGGCGATGTGCGTCCCGGCGGTCACCGTGCTGGCTGCCGGGGCAGGGGTGTGGTCGGCCTGCAGCCGCCCGCGCGGACCCGTGGACGGCGTGCTGCTCATGCTGCCGCGCGGGCTGCGGCGGCCGCTCCTCGGGGCGGCGGAGCGCGCACGTCTGGCGGCGGCGGCGCGGGCGGCGGCCGCGGGTGCGGTGGTGCTCGTCGGAGGCGGGGCCCTGCTGGTCGCGTCGTCGTCGGTGTGGCACGCAGGGGCGGCCCGAGAGGCGTTTCTGCAACTGACGGAGGGCTGGTCGGGCCGGTTCGCGGTGCTGCTGCTGTGTGTGGCGCTGGTGCCGAACGCGGCGGTGTGGGGGGCCGCGTACGCCCTCGGGCCGGGGTACCTCCTCGGTGCGGGGCACTTGGTGGCGCCGCTGTCCTCCGACCCGGCGCCGCTGCTGCCGCCGTTTCCGCTGCTGGCGGCGGTGCCCGACGCCGGAGCCGGGACGCCGTGGAACTGGGCGGCGAGCGTGGTGCCGCTGGTGGCGGGCGTCACCGTGGGCGTGTTCGCGGCCCGTGCGGCGACGGGGCGTGCGGCGTCCTCCCGGACCGCCGGGACCCCCGGGATCTCCGGCCCTGGTGGATCAGGTGGGCCCGGAAGGACTCATGGGCCGGGTCGGGCCCGCGGGAAAGCCGCGCCGGCCTGGGAGGCCGGGGATGCCGGGGGGGCCGACGAAGGCTGGTCGTGGGGGAGGGCCGTCGGAGTCGTCGTGCTGGCGGGCGTGGGGTGCGGGGTGCTGATGGGAGCGCTGGCGGGGTTGGCGGGCGGGCCGCTGGGGGCCTCCATGCTGGCTCGGTTCGGGCCGGTGTGGTGGCAGGTCGGGGGTGCGGTGCTGCTGTGGATGGTGGGGGTGGGGACGCCGGTGTGCGTGGTGATGCGGGGGTGGCGCTGCCGGAAGCGAGGCGTGGCCGGATGGGCCCGCGGGCTCTGGAAGGAGAAGGCCGGGAAGGCCGCGAAGGCCGGGACGCGGAGCGGCGTGGCGGCGTCGGCGAGAGCCGCGGAGGAGGAGCTGTACGACTTCCTCGTCCCCCGAGGGGACGCGCCCGGCGTGCCGTCGCACGTGTTCGACGAGGCCGCCGACCCCTTCGCGCCGATCGAGCCGGGGTCCTACGTCGGGCCCCCGGACCCCTTCGCGCCGATCGAGCCGGCGTCGTACCTCGCGCCCCCGGATCCGTTCGCCCCCGTCGAGCCCGTGTCGTTCCCCGAGCCGGGCGGAGCCTCCACGCCACCCCGGCCTCTCACGCCTCCCCAGCCCGCCTCGCCACCCCGACCCCCCGCGCCTCCCCAGCCCGCCATGCCGTCCGGGCCCCTCGCGCCGCGCGAGCCCCGCACGCCCCGTGAGCCGCTCGCCGACGTCGGGCGGGCGGAGGCCGTCGGTCCGGCGTGGCACGGCGACTCGGCGGGGGAGGCCCGGCGGGCGGCGTGGCACGAGGCGGGCGAGGAGGGGGACGAAGGGGCGGGTCCGCCCCGGTGA
- the purH gene encoding bifunctional phosphoribosylaminoimidazolecarboxamide formyltransferase/IMP cyclohydrolase produces MTADSTVTAESSKRGIRRALVSVYDKTGLEELARGLHESGVELVSTGSTASRIAAAGVPVTKVEELTGFPECLDGRVKTLHPKVHAGILADLRLEDHRRQLDELGVAPFDLVVVNLYPFRETVASGASEDECVEQIDIGGPSMVRAAAKNHPSVAVVTSPDRYADVLAAVRGGGFDLVARKRLAAEAFQHTAAYDVAVASWFASSYAPVDESRFPDFLGATWERRSTLRYGENPHQPAALYVDGSGAGLAEAEQLHGKEMSYNNYTDTDAAHRAAYDHAEPAVAIIKHANPCGIAVGADVAEAHRRAHACDPLSAFGGVIAVNRPVSREMAEQVAEIFTEVIVAPDYEEGALEALTKKKNIRVLRAPQGPVAPVELKPVGGGALLQVTDRLQAEGDDPENWTLATGEALSGPELAELAFAWRACRAVKSNAILLAKDGASVGVGMGQVNRVDSAKLAVERAGEERARGSYAASDAFFPFPDGLEVLVEAGVKAVVQPGGSVRDELVVEAAKKAGVTMYFTGTRHFFH; encoded by the coding sequence GTGACCGCCGACAGCACTGTCACGGCAGAGAGCAGCAAGCGGGGCATCCGTCGCGCGCTCGTCAGCGTCTACGACAAGACCGGTCTCGAAGAGCTCGCGCGCGGGCTGCACGAAAGCGGTGTCGAGCTCGTCTCCACCGGTTCCACCGCCTCCCGTATCGCCGCCGCCGGCGTCCCCGTCACCAAGGTCGAGGAACTGACCGGCTTCCCCGAGTGCCTGGACGGCCGGGTGAAGACCCTGCATCCCAAGGTGCACGCCGGCATCCTCGCCGACCTGCGTCTCGAGGACCACCGGCGGCAGCTGGACGAGCTGGGCGTCGCACCGTTCGACCTGGTCGTCGTCAACCTCTACCCGTTCCGCGAGACCGTCGCCTCGGGCGCCTCCGAGGACGAGTGCGTCGAGCAGATCGACATCGGCGGGCCGTCCATGGTGCGCGCCGCCGCCAAGAACCATCCGTCGGTTGCCGTCGTCACCAGCCCCGACCGGTACGCCGACGTCCTCGCGGCCGTGCGGGGCGGTGGCTTCGACCTCGTCGCCCGCAAGCGGCTCGCCGCGGAGGCCTTCCAGCACACCGCCGCCTACGACGTGGCGGTCGCGAGCTGGTTCGCGTCCTCCTACGCGCCGGTCGACGAGTCCCGGTTCCCCGACTTCCTCGGCGCGACCTGGGAGCGCAGGAGCACCCTGCGCTACGGCGAGAACCCGCACCAGCCGGCCGCCCTGTACGTGGACGGCAGCGGCGCCGGTCTCGCCGAGGCCGAGCAGCTGCACGGCAAGGAGATGTCGTACAACAACTACACGGACACGGACGCCGCGCACCGGGCCGCGTACGACCACGCCGAGCCGGCCGTCGCGATCATCAAGCACGCCAACCCGTGCGGGATCGCCGTCGGCGCGGACGTCGCCGAGGCGCACCGCAGGGCGCACGCCTGCGACCCGCTGTCGGCGTTCGGCGGTGTCATCGCCGTGAACCGGCCGGTGAGCCGGGAGATGGCGGAGCAGGTCGCGGAGATCTTCACCGAGGTCATCGTGGCGCCGGACTACGAGGAGGGGGCGCTCGAGGCCCTCACCAAGAAGAAGAACATCCGGGTGCTGAGGGCGCCGCAGGGCCCCGTGGCTCCCGTCGAGCTCAAGCCCGTGGGCGGCGGCGCGCTGCTCCAGGTCACCGACCGGCTCCAGGCCGAGGGCGACGACCCGGAGAACTGGACGCTCGCGACCGGCGAGGCGCTGTCCGGGCCGGAGCTCGCCGAGCTCGCGTTCGCCTGGCGGGCGTGCCGGGCGGTGAAGTCCAACGCGATCCTGCTCGCCAAGGACGGCGCGTCGGTCGGTGTCGGCATGGGGCAGGTCAACCGGGTCGACTCGGCGAAGCTGGCCGTGGAGCGGGCCGGGGAGGAGCGGGCACGCGGCTCCTACGCCGCCTCCGACGCGTTCTTCCCCTTCCCCGACGGGCTCGAGGTCCTGGTCGAGGCGGGCGTGAAGGCCGTGGTGCAGCCCGGCGGTTCGGTCCGTGACGAGCTGGTCGTCGAGGCCGCGAAGAAGGCGGGCGTGACGATGTACTTCACCGGGACGCGGCACTTCTTCCACTGA
- the sucD gene encoding succinate--CoA ligase subunit alpha, translating into MAIFLNKDSKVIVQGMTGATGMKHTKLMLADGTNIVGGVNPRKAGTSVDFDGTEIPVFGTVAEAMEKTGANVSVLFVPPAFAKAAVVEAIDAEIPLAVVITEGIAVHDSAAFYAYAVSQGNKTRIIGPNCPGLITPGQSNAGIIPGDITKPGRIGLVSKSGTLTYQMMYELRDIGFSSAVGIGGDPIIGTTHIDALAAFEADPDTDLIVMIGEIGGDAEERAAAFIKDNVKKPVVGYVAGFTAPEGKTMGHAGAIVSGSSGTAAAKQEALEAAGVKVGKTPTETAKLAREILSAG; encoded by the coding sequence ATGGCTATCTTCCTGAACAAGGACAGCAAGGTCATCGTCCAGGGCATGACCGGTGCCACGGGCATGAAGCACACCAAGCTCATGCTGGCGGACGGCACCAACATCGTCGGTGGCGTGAACCCCCGCAAGGCGGGCACCTCCGTCGACTTCGACGGCACCGAGATCCCGGTCTTCGGCACGGTCGCCGAGGCGATGGAGAAGACGGGCGCGAACGTGTCCGTCCTCTTCGTGCCGCCGGCCTTCGCGAAGGCCGCCGTGGTCGAGGCGATCGACGCCGAGATCCCGCTCGCGGTCGTCATCACCGAGGGCATCGCCGTCCACGACTCGGCCGCGTTCTACGCGTACGCCGTGTCCCAGGGCAACAAGACCCGGATCATCGGCCCGAACTGCCCCGGTCTCATCACCCCGGGCCAGTCGAACGCCGGCATCATCCCGGGCGACATCACGAAGCCGGGCCGCATCGGCCTGGTCTCGAAGTCCGGCACGCTGACGTACCAGATGATGTACGAGCTGCGCGACATCGGCTTCTCGTCGGCCGTCGGCATCGGTGGCGACCCGATCATCGGCACCACGCACATCGACGCGCTCGCCGCGTTCGAGGCCGACCCCGACACCGACCTGATCGTCATGATCGGTGAGATCGGCGGCGACGCCGAGGAGCGGGCCGCGGCCTTCATCAAGGACAACGTGAAGAAGCCGGTCGTCGGCTACGTCGCGGGCTTCACCGCGCCCGAGGGCAAGACCATGGGCCACGCCGGCGCCATCGTCTCCGGCTCCTCCGGCACGGCCGCCGCGAAGCAGGAGGCCCTCGAGGCGGCCGGCGTCAAGGTCGGCAAGACGCCGACCGAGACGGCGAAGCTCGCGCGAGAGATCCTCTCGGCCGGCTGA
- a CDS encoding FHA domain-containing protein: MYSLIVVPPPCEGTDGQIRVATGERLTFGRAAGGGLLIAHEGVPRAAGEITAHRTFWLLSNHSEDQTYVVENPEGAGEHVKVAPGRQEAPVPFEFSRVVLPAAGDLLAFEVWAPRHVFRSVARHGLAGDRTAPAFCLDRTKRYFAVLAALCEPRLRGEPHAPLPAVEQLVDRLRPVWPAVSRSAVYWNVDYLAVKLRLRSDPDVTEPGRRLNGKKESLVSLALRFDLVREDDLCVLSPALSGVVR, translated from the coding sequence ATGTACAGCCTCATCGTCGTGCCACCGCCGTGTGAGGGCACCGACGGCCAGATCAGAGTCGCCACGGGGGAACGGCTGACGTTCGGCAGGGCCGCGGGCGGGGGCCTCCTCATCGCACATGAAGGAGTACCCCGGGCCGCCGGGGAGATCACGGCGCACCGCACGTTCTGGCTGCTCAGCAACCACAGCGAGGACCAGACCTACGTGGTCGAGAACCCGGAGGGCGCGGGAGAGCACGTGAAGGTGGCGCCGGGCCGGCAGGAGGCGCCCGTGCCCTTCGAGTTCTCGCGCGTCGTCCTGCCCGCCGCGGGCGACCTGCTCGCCTTCGAGGTATGGGCGCCACGCCACGTCTTCCGCAGCGTCGCCCGCCACGGACTGGCCGGGGACCGCACCGCTCCGGCGTTCTGCCTCGACCGCACCAAACGGTACTTCGCGGTCCTGGCCGCCCTGTGCGAACCGCGCCTGCGTGGCGAGCCGCACGCCCCGCTGCCCGCCGTGGAGCAGCTGGTGGACCGGTTACGGCCCGTCTGGCCCGCGGTCAGCCGCTCTGCCGTGTACTGGAACGTCGACTACCTCGCGGTCAAACTGCGACTGCGGTCCGACCCGGACGTGACGGAGCCGGGCCGGCGCCTCAACGGCAAGAAGGAGTCGCTGGTCTCCCTGGCGCTCCGGTTCGACCTCGTCCGCGAGGACGACCTCTGCGTGCTCAGCCCGGCCCTGAGCGGTGTCGTCCGGTGA
- the sucC gene encoding ADP-forming succinate--CoA ligase subunit beta yields MDLFEYQARDLFAKHDVPVLAGEVIDTPEAARAATERLGGKSVVKAQVKVGGRGKAGGVKLAASADEAVEHATNILGMDIKGHTVHKVMIAETAPEILEEYYVSFLLDRANRTFLSIASVEGGMEIEEVAETRPEAVAKTPIDANEGVTPEKAREIVEAANFPAEVADKVANVLVTLWKTFVEEDALLVEVNPLAKVASGDVIALDGKVSLDENAEFRQPGHEALQDKDSANPLEAAAKEKNLNYVKLDGEVGIIGNGAGLVMSTLDVVAYAGEAHGGVKPANFLDIGGGASAAVMANGLEIILGDPDVKSVFVNVFGGITACDEVANGIVQALKLLEDRGEEVTKPLVVRLDGNNAELGRQILSDANHPLVQRVDTMDGAADKAAELAAAK; encoded by the coding sequence GTGGACCTGTTCGAGTACCAGGCGAGGGACCTCTTCGCCAAGCACGATGTACCGGTGCTGGCCGGTGAAGTCATCGACACGCCTGAGGCGGCCCGCGCAGCCACCGAGCGTCTCGGTGGCAAGTCCGTCGTCAAGGCCCAGGTGAAGGTCGGCGGCCGCGGCAAGGCCGGCGGCGTCAAGCTCGCCGCCTCCGCCGACGAGGCCGTGGAGCACGCGACCAACATCCTCGGCATGGACATCAAGGGCCACACGGTCCACAAGGTGATGATCGCCGAGACGGCCCCGGAGATCCTGGAGGAGTACTACGTCTCCTTCCTCCTGGACCGTGCGAACCGCACCTTCCTCTCCATCGCGTCCGTCGAGGGCGGCATGGAGATCGAGGAGGTGGCGGAGACCCGCCCCGAGGCCGTCGCCAAGACGCCGATCGACGCCAACGAGGGTGTGACCCCCGAGAAGGCCCGCGAGATCGTCGAGGCCGCGAACTTCCCGGCCGAGGTCGCCGACAAGGTCGCGAACGTCCTCGTCACCCTGTGGAAGACGTTCGTCGAGGAGGACGCCCTTCTCGTCGAGGTCAACCCGCTGGCCAAGGTCGCCTCGGGTGACGTCATCGCCCTCGACGGCAAGGTCTCGCTGGACGAGAACGCCGAGTTCCGCCAGCCGGGGCACGAGGCCCTCCAGGACAAGGACTCGGCGAACCCGCTCGAGGCCGCGGCCAAGGAGAAGAACCTCAACTACGTCAAGCTCGACGGCGAGGTCGGCATCATCGGCAACGGCGCGGGTCTCGTCATGAGCACCCTGGACGTCGTCGCGTACGCCGGTGAGGCGCACGGCGGCGTCAAGCCCGCCAACTTCCTCGACATCGGCGGCGGCGCCTCCGCGGCCGTCATGGCGAACGGCCTGGAGATCATCCTGGGCGACCCGGACGTCAAGTCCGTGTTCGTCAACGTCTTCGGCGGCATCACCGCCTGCGACGAGGTCGCCAACGGCATCGTCCAGGCGCTGAAGCTCCTCGAGGACCGCGGCGAGGAAGTCACCAAGCCGCTCGTCGTCCGTCTGGACGGCAACAACGCCGAGCTGGGTCGTCAGATCCTCTCCGACGCCAACCACCCGCTGGTCCAGCGCGTGGACACCATGGACGGCGCGGCCGACAAGGCCGCCGAGCTCGCGGCTGCGAAGTAA